In the genome of Pelobacter seleniigenes DSM 18267, one region contains:
- a CDS encoding tripartite tricarboxylate transporter permease — MLLTGILSVFTVKTLIFILGGTVAGIIMGSIPGLTVTMGVALFLPITFGMTPVEGLSLLLGLYIGGTSGGLMSAILLKIPGTPASIATTFDGAPMAAQGQAGKALGIGIVYSFIGGMFSLLVLIFISPLLAQVALQFGPYEYFAIAVFSLTLVAGLSSGSLILGLIAALLGLTISFIGMAPITAFPRFTFGFSALDEGISLLPALIGLFAVSQVLEEAEDRTVLKNIDMPKYDIKGFGFSMKEFRSQITNCIRSSVIGTGIGILPGLGGAVCNIMAYGAAKKRSKYPEKFGTGIMDGIVASEASNNASTGGALVPLMTLGIPGDNTTAILLAGFMIHGITPGPLLFESDGVLVYGIFTALVISNIFMIATMFWGMRFFVRVLSVPKHVLLPVIITLCVVGSYGLNNRLFDVGTMLAFGGIGFLMKKLSLPNTPLLLGFILGPIVEVNLRRGLMKSRGEMTPFFTEPISGVILLITVIVVIVTAYKEYKKFNQCQY, encoded by the coding sequence ATGCTGCTCACTGGAATTCTTTCAGTTTTTACCGTTAAGACATTGATCTTTATCCTGGGGGGGACTGTTGCCGGCATCATCATGGGCTCGATCCCTGGATTGACCGTAACGATGGGGGTTGCCCTGTTTCTGCCGATCACCTTTGGGATGACCCCGGTTGAGGGTCTTTCCCTATTGCTCGGTCTCTATATCGGTGGGACTTCAGGCGGGTTAATGTCTGCAATCCTGCTTAAAATTCCGGGAACGCCTGCATCAATTGCAACGACCTTTGATGGTGCCCCTATGGCTGCACAGGGGCAGGCCGGAAAAGCTTTGGGAATAGGGATTGTCTACTCCTTTATCGGGGGCATGTTCAGTCTTCTGGTGCTGATTTTTATTTCGCCGCTTCTGGCTCAGGTGGCATTGCAATTCGGGCCTTATGAATATTTCGCTATTGCAGTTTTTTCCTTAACTCTGGTCGCTGGCCTTTCTAGCGGATCACTTATCTTGGGGCTGATTGCTGCTCTTCTCGGGCTAACCATTTCTTTTATCGGTATGGCTCCGATCACGGCATTTCCGCGATTTACTTTCGGTTTTTCCGCTCTGGATGAAGGGATTAGTCTATTGCCGGCACTGATCGGACTTTTCGCTGTTTCTCAAGTTCTTGAAGAAGCCGAGGACCGAACGGTTTTAAAAAACATCGATATGCCGAAGTATGACATCAAAGGGTTCGGGTTTTCGATGAAAGAATTTCGCAGTCAAATTACCAACTGTATCCGTTCCTCAGTTATTGGTACTGGTATCGGTATATTGCCAGGTCTCGGTGGGGCTGTCTGCAATATCATGGCCTACGGCGCAGCGAAAAAGCGCTCCAAATATCCGGAAAAATTCGGAACCGGGATAATGGATGGAATCGTTGCCAGTGAGGCTTCAAACAATGCCTCGACGGGCGGGGCGTTGGTCCCGCTTATGACCCTCGGTATTCCTGGGGACAATACCACCGCTATTTTGCTGGCTGGATTTATGATTCACGGCATAACCCCGGGGCCGCTTTTATTTGAATCTGACGGTGTCCTGGTCTATGGCATTTTTACGGCACTGGTTATTTCAAATATTTTTATGATCGCCACAATGTTCTGGGGCATGCGCTTCTTTGTTCGGGTTCTTTCTGTTCCCAAACATGTGCTTTTGCCAGTGATTATAACGCTTTGTGTGGTTGGCTCTTACGGATTGAACAATCGTTTATTCGATGTCGGGACCATGCTCGCTTTCGGCGGTATCGGTTTTTTGATGAAAAAACTATCTTTGCCGAATACGCCATTACTGCTTGGCTTTATTCTTGGGCCGATTGTTGAAGTTAATCTGCGGCGGGGACTTATGAAAAGTAGGGGCGAAATGACTCCGTTTTTCACCGAACCGATATCCGGTGTCATCCTGCTGATCACTGTTATTGTCGTTATCGTTACTGCTTACAAGGAATATAAAAAATTTAATCAATGTCAATATTAG